In Gemmatimonadota bacterium, the genomic stretch CGTCGCCCACTGTATCGCCACGCCGGGGTGTACGCCGGCCCTGGCCGTGCTGGCCGCGGCCTTCGACTTCGAACCGGGCGACGAGATCATAGTCAGCTCGGTCAGCGACTTCGGCACCGTGCAGGGCCTGATCAGCGCTGGATACATCCCCGTATTCGCCGACACCGCGCCCGGTACAATCAACGTGGGCGTCGAGACCATTGAGGCGTGCGTCTCCGATCGCACGAGGGCGATTCTCGTCGTGCACCTGAGCGGTCTGATCTGCGACATGGACGCCATTAACGAAGTCGCTGCGCGCCATGGTCTGGTGGTCTACGAGGACGCCTGCCAGGCGGTCTTCGGCCGCTACAAGGGACGCTATGCCGGCACCCTGGCGACGGCCGGGGGCTTTTCCTTCGACGCCGAGAAAACAATGGGCTCCGACGTGGGCGGCTGCATCCTCACCGACGACGATGAACTGGCCGAACGGGCGCGGTTTATCGGCCAGAGCCGGGCCGGAGAAATGGTGGAGCACTTCGGTCGAGTGCACACGGCCAACGGCTTTGCCCATCGCATGACCCAGTCCACCGCGGCCATCAGCCTTGCCCAGTTGGAGATCATCCGGCCACAGGTTGAAAAGCGCGACCGCATGATCCGCCTGCTGAGCGCGCTCCTCGACGAGATTCCGGGCATCACGGCATTGCCGATCACTCCAGATACCGAAGTATACTCCTGTTGGATGGCGGGATTC encodes the following:
- a CDS encoding aminotransferase class V-fold PLP-dependent enzyme; translation: MNGGCMASKISTGQNREHARYGAGTQEDFDGPLPQPFPREIGPRAMEYLAEVVDSGLTCDMVGRFERAFAEANGVAHCIATPGCTPALAVLAAAFDFEPGDEIIVSSVSDFGTVQGLISAGYIPVFADTAPGTINVGVETIEACVSDRTRAILVVHLSGLICDMDAINEVAARHGLVVYEDACQAVFGRYKGRYAGTLATAGGFSFDAEKTMGSDVGGCILTDDDELAERARFIGQSRAGEMVEHFGRVHTANGFAHRMTQSTAAISLAQLEIIRPQVEKRDRMIRLLSALLDEIPGITALPITPDTEVYSCWMAGFTIDTDQFRCDLEAFGARVAAGGIPGASPMRYYLLPVALPFLNEAATRQRFPYSHPPASRTYRYDAESCPNAHEILERFIRWSSFCDKYEPHHCEQAAAIVRRVAEVNRR